GCTGTAACTCTTCAATTGCAACTTGCAATTCTTCTGACGCAACGCCTAACTCTTTGAATGCTGTAGGTAAAAGCTCTATAGGATCAGGAGCTGGCACATTGGCCGCTTCATACAGAAGATTGATCCGCCCATTCATTTTGCTCATCTGGTGCAATAGGCTTTCTAGCTTCTCGCCGTGGAGAGGAAGTCTGGTAGTGAGAGAAGGCTGCTGAGCTGTCATGGAAACCAGTCGAATGAAGGACAGTTGAAGAGAAAATTAGCGAAATTGACCACAAAACTACTTTGGCAACCCTGGATGAAAGTGGGTTATCTTCAGCATAGAAGCTAGATTATTAAAAAGTTTGAGCTATTTCAATAAGTTGCTTTACGAAATCTTTAAATGTCTTACTCTTACCGTACCCTGGAGGACATTTAGTGTTATTTAAGCTACAAATTCCGTTATTAACTAGCGATCGCGGAACTGCAAAAAAGAAGTCAAGCTCTTGCGCACGTAGGTTTTTGGATTGCAAAGTATAGGCGATTACATAGTGTCTTTATGGAGGGGTATACCTAAAGGCAGAAGTACGTCTAAAAATAGGGTAGTTACTTTATCATTAGCCCAATTTATCCAAAAAGCGAAACACAATTTTTGTGAAATTGAGCTTGACAACTGATATATTAGGTTAGGTTTTAATCTGTACGAAGACCCACGTTGGGGTCAAAATGTTGATGGCAAGTAGCCATGCAATACTCATTAATAAATCTGCTAGCCGCCGCTAAATTTTTGGCTAGCACTCTATTTCACTAACAATCACTTCATTACTAAGATTCACCTCATCTGCAAAGTCAAAGCTCAGCCCTGGTTTAGGGCAACAACAGCAAACCCAAGCAGCACTAATTGCTTTTTGCTAATTTTCAACTTGCTGGTTCAGACAGTTTTTCTATACCTTCTGAATCGCTAAATCTGCTCTCTGGCAGAGTACTTTTCCTGTATAGCTTGGTATCCCTTTGGAGAAGGTTGGCACACCCTAGTTATTTTTGATGATTGGGTGCCACCGCCTTATGAGTTCCTGAAACCACCCTCACGCTTGCTTGTACCCATGACTCAGCCTGGTCAGACCATCCAAGTATCACCGCAATTTTCTGACGATCAACTACTGGCCATCTGTGAAGCCGCCGATGTCATTGCTTGCCAGTGCCCTAGCTACTTAGTTCACTTACTGAAAGAAGTTAAAGAATTTCATCGCTATACCAATGACTGCATCCAAACTTCTCCACAAGATGCCTCAGTCCATGACTGGCTCAGTAGTCGAGCTGCTCAGATGGAATTCATGCTCTCGCAGACCATTTTTGAACTATTGCAGCGCGAAAATCTGATTGATGACCAAAACAATCTAGATCTCTCTAAGATGGCAGAACGCTCCAGAGCGATCGCTCTACGCCAAACCGTAGCTCGCAACTCTTGTGCCTAAAGGTTAGAGTTGGTCGCGTGGGAGTGTCGGCTCCACCAAGAAGCAACGCCTAAAAAGAGAAACCAACTCACTAGATATAGGCAAGTTAGCATTGCTGCACCCTTCAAGCTAATAATCAAGCTAATAAGATTGCGACAACAGGTAAGCCCGCGATCGAGGACGCAATACAAGTCCAAGCAAAGAAACTCTCAATGTCTTCTTGGTCTAAAGCCAGACCCATCTGGGCCATTGAAAATGGAAATACGGCTAGTAAAAGTATGATGACCAGACCGTATTCTAATCCTGTCATGGTCGCCTCCTAGATTGTGACTTACCTTGGATAATGCGTTTTTCTACTCAATCCGCACTCCCTCTAGCGGTTGAATCGTGTTTGACCTAGCATCCGTCCTTTAGGTATGCCTAGAAACCTGTATTCTTACCAACACAGTGCTTTAACAACAGACCATTTCTCTTGATAGAGGAGAGCTGAGGGTGACAACGTTAAGTTTAGTAACAACAGTTCCCTCTTAACTTGAAGTCTTAGCGGCTTGAAGTCCGAGGGCAAGTGTAACTCAGTGCTCCGTACTTATATGAGTCCCTAGTCTATCTCTAGGGACTTTTCTGTATCTTTTTCAGGCCAGCAATTTAGAGGGTGAGAAATTCTTCGGCGCTAGAAGGATGAATCCCGATCGCCTGGTCAAAATCTTGTTTGGTCGCTCCCATTCTGATCGCGATCGCCAAAGTTTGAATGATTTCGGCAGCAGCCTCACCCACCATATGCGCCCCTAAGACGCGATCGGAGCGGCTATCTAAGACTAATTTCACTAAGCTTTTTTCCGATCGCCCCGTCAAGCTGACATATAAGGGTGAAAATTGGCTGGACTCACAGCGCACCGCATCCCCAAACTGCTCACGGGCTTTCGTTTCACTTAGGCCCACAGATGCCGCTTCTGGACGAGCAAATACGGCTGTCGGCACACAATCATAGTTGACTGGCTGGGGTTGTTCCCCAAATTCAGTTTCTACAAAGGCGATCGCTTCCATCTTGGCAACAGGCGTGAGGGCTAAACGATTGGTACAATCTCCCACTGCAAAGATATGAGGTTGCTGAGTGCGGCTGTATTCATCTACCGCGATCGCGCCTTTCGGGTCAGTGGCAATGTCTACTTGCTCTAAGCCCAAGTCTTTTGTATTTGGGGTGCGTCCCACGGCACACAGCACCGTATCTACGGTTAGCGCTTCTGCGCAGTCGCCTGCCAGTTGTAGGCATAGTCCTGTGGCTTCCGGCGTGATTTCCTTAGCTGTGGTATTCCCGCAAAACCTGATGCCGCGCTGAATCAACCCTGCTTGTACTTCGTGGCCCAGGTCTGAGTCGAAGCCAGATAAGATTTGCTCGGCTGTATCCACTAGGGTGACTTCTGAACCTAAGTTTCGCAGCAGGCTGGCGAACTCTACCCCAATGTATCCGCCCCCGATAATGGCGATCCGCTGCGGCAATTGGGGCAGCTGAAACATCTCGCGTGAAGTGATGGCATGCTCCGCTCCCGGAAAGTCGGGCTTAGCGGGTCTACCTCCTACCGCGATCAGAATTTTGTCTGCTGTGACTCGGCGATCGCCTACTTCCAAGGTGTGAGGATCTACAAAAGTGGCACGCCCTGAAAGTATCTCTACTCCTGCCTTAGATAGCGCTTGCTGGTGCGACTGCTGGGTGTGTTGTAGTTGTTGGTGAATCGCTTGCATCAGCTTCGACCAATCGAACTGGGGCTGGACTTCTTGCCAGCCGTACCCCACTGCATCTTGGAACAACTGCGGAAAATCAGCCGCATAGACCATCAGCTTTTTGGGCACGCAACCGCGATTGACACAGGTGCCGCCAATGGCATTTTGCTCCGCGATCGCCACCCGCGGGCCATAAGCCGCCGCTCGTTTTGAGGCCGCAAGTCCAGCTGGCCCACCTCCCATGATCAACAGGTCATAGTCAAAGCTCATCTACTTTTAACCTCGTTTTTGGCAGCCTTGTTTTACCAGCCTCACGCTCCAATAAATTCAGCTATCTTCTAGCTTGAGAATTTACTGGGTCAGCAGTCTAGTGGTAGGCTAACGCGGTCATAGGACGGAAAAAATCTATAAAAAGCTGGATTCGATACTCCCGCTTTATTCAAGGATCATTCAATGCTCCCTGGATCGGCGTAAGCTTGCAGATTCTCAGTCGGGAAGTTGCGGAGAATGCGAGTGGCGCGGTTGAGTAATCCACTGGAGCCGCGCACAACCACTAAATACTTTCCAGCATTGAGGCGGTCACGGTAAGGCAAGGTATCGCTCCCTCCGATCAGCAAACCCCCACCACCTCCAATCATCGCCCCACCCATTGCCCCAGAAAGGGCACCTAGGATGCCACCGATCAGATGGTTCCCCAGGCTTCCAGCCCAACTAAATAACTCGATGCCTGTAATGAAGTTAAAGACATAACCTGCTGCAAAACCAAAGGGAGCTAACCAAACAATCATTGAAATGGCTTGCTTGCGAGCGTCTGCGTTGGGATCTAGCAAGCCGTATTCATCGGCACTCTGATACCCTCTGCCCAAGATCGCCACTTGATGGGGCTGAAGCCCTTCTTTTTCTAGAGCTGAGTAAGCAGCCTCAGCTTCAATGCGATCGCCCAATACAGCCACAAGGTAGTTCATAGTGTTGTCGAAAATTTCGTCACCGGATCTACTAATAGCAGGCCGACCGTACAAATCCCTCCCCAGACGATTGATAAAAATCAAAAAACTTTTTGGGGATCAGCAACGATGAGACGCTTTAGTTCTACAATTGCCTATTGTGGCAAATCGTCTTTGTAGTAAGCCGTTACAATACTGCTGCTCAATTGCTGCTGACTTGTTCAGTGGGGCCAGTTCTCCCTTTCGCGTTAAATCTGCCTACCATGTCAAAGGTTCTCGTCTCCGATCCCATCGACCAAGTTGGAATTGATATTCTCTCCCAGGTCGCCCAAGTTGATATCAAAACTGGGTTACCCCCCGAAGAACTTATCCGGATTATCCCGGAGTACGATGCCTTAATGATCCGCTCTGGTACGCGGGTAACTCAAGAAATTATTGAGGCTGGCACGCAACTCAAGATTATTGGTCGTGCGGGTGTCGGTGTAGACAATGTGGATGTGCCCGCAGCTACCCGTCGCGGAATCTTGGTAGTCAACTCGCCCGAAGGCAACACGATCGCTGCGGCAGAACATACCCTGGCAATGATGCTGTCTCTCTCTCGCTACATCCCCGATGCCAACCAATCGATCAAGAGTGGTCAGTGGGATCGTAAAACCTATGTAGGCGTAGAAGTCTACAAGAAATCCTTAGGGATTGTGGGCTTAGGTAAGATTGGGGCGCATGTCGCCACCGTCGCTAGAGCGATGGGCATGAAACTGCTCGCTTATGATCCTTTCGTTTCTACTGAGCGGGCAGAACAGTTGGGTTGCCGTCTCGTAGAACTCGATCTGCTGTTGCGCGAAGCCGACTACATTACGCTGCATCTACCCAAAACTCCGGAAACGACTCATTTGATCAACGCAGAGTCGTTGGCAAAAATGAAGCCCACCGCTCGAATTATCAACTGTGCCCGTGGCGGCATCATTGACGAAGACGCTTTGGTGGAGGCTGTTAAAACTGGCAAAATTGCAGGTGCAGCCATAGACGTATTTGAAGCTGAGCCTTTGGGAGAATCCTCCCTGCGATCGGCGGGTAAGGATCTGATCTTGACTCCTCACTTGGGCGCTTCGACTGAGGAAGCTCAGGTCAACGTCGCGATCGATGTGGCTGAGCAAATCCGTGATGTGCTGTTAGGTCTACCCGCTCGTTCGGCGGTCAACATCCCTGGTTTGCGCCCCGAAGTTCTGGAAAAACTGCGTCCCTATTTGCAACTCGCTGAAACCTTAGGTAATTTGGTGGCTCAGTTAGCGGGCGGTCGAGTGGAAAGCCTGAATATCCGCTTGCAAGGGGAGGTCGCTACCAGCGATACGCAACCGATTGTAATTGCGGCACTAAAGGGTCTGCTCTCCCACGCTTTGCAAGAGCGAGTTAACTATGTCAATGCCAGCATTGAAGCCAAGGAGCGCGGCATTCGGGTGGTTGAAACTCGTGATGCGTCAGTGAAGGACTATACAGGCTCTTTGGTGGTTTCTGCTAAAGGCTCGTTGGGTGAGCATTCGGTGACAGGGGCGTTGTTGGGCGGTGATGAAATTCGGATTACGAATGTAGATGAGTTTCCCGTCAACGTGCCACCAAACCGCTACATGCTGTTTACGCTGCACCGCGATATGCCAGGAATTATTGGCAAGATTGGCTCTCTGTTGGGTAGCTTCAATGTCAACATTGCCAGTATGCAGGTGGGCCGCAAGATTGTGCGTGGTGATGCGGTGATGGTGCTGAGTATTGATGATCCGCTGCCAGATGGGATTTTGGCTGAAATCTTGAAGGTGCCGGGGATTCGGGATGCTTATACGGTGACGTTGTAGGTTTGGTTACGCTGTAAGGCGGGTTTGGATTCACTGTAAGGCGATCGCTTGCGAATCTATTTGAACTAATGGGCAGTGGGGATCAATTTTGGTTCTCATTGTCCTTTTTTGACATCTAGGGAAATCCGAGCCTTGAGGGCACCTGCCCTCAAACTCCCGCTGAGGGACGGCTGCGTCCCCCAGACCCCCTCCAGACGAGTCTGGTTGTAGGTGTTTCGAGAAAGTCTAGAGATTCTTTCTGCGTCAATCTCGATCTTTTGAGAAGATAGTTTGACGGAGATTGTTACAGTTGCTTTGGCGCGTACAATACTTCCGAGTGGATGGATTGATTGAGCATAATTTTGATCTGGGGCGGCAATCTTGGCAAATAGCTGGTGGGAAATTCAAGTTCTTTGCGATCCGGCGCTGGACGATTTAGCTTTTTGGCGGTTGGAAGACTTTGGCTGTAAAGGCACGTCTAGCGAAATCAAAGGCCATGCTTGCTTGGTGAAGGCTTATTTGCCCCAGGAGCAGGCTCACCTTTTGGATTTGGCGGCATTGGCTTTGCTGTTACGGCAAGATGCGCTGGCAGTGGGGATGTCTGTTCCGGCGGTTCAATGGGAAATTATTGATGAGGAGGATTGGTCTAGTAGCTGGAAGCAGCACTGGCAACCGCAAGAGATTGGCGATCGCTTCTTAATCTACCCCGCTTGGCTACCGCTGCCTGATGAATCAACTCTTAAGGATCGCTTATTGCTTCGCTTAGATCCAGGGGTGGCGTTTGGGACGGGAGCGCACCCGACGACTCAGCTTTGCCTAGAAGCGCTAGAGATGCGGATGGGGCCAGGGGCAACAGATGTGGTTGTGGCAGACATTGGTTGTGGTTCTGGCATTCTCTCGGTTGGGGCAGTGCTTTTGGGAGCTAGGAAAGCTTATGCAGTTGACATTGATCCGTTAGCCGTTCGCTCTGTTCACGAAAATGTGGAGCTGAATCAAGTTGACCCGGATCGGTTGCTCGTTGAAACAGGTAGCATTGATCGCTTGATTGAAATGACTCAGGGGCCAGTGGATGGCTTTACGTGCAATATTCTGGCTGAGGTGATTCTGGATATGATCCCTGATATGTCGGCTTTGGCTAAGGCGAATACGTGGGGGATTCTCAGCGGTATTTTGCTGGATCAGGTGAAACCGATCGCCGATACGCTAGAGCAACATGACTGGATTGTGGCGACGTTATGGCGGCGGCAAGATTGGTGTTGCCTGAATATTCGTCGTTCTTAGAGACTATATTCTAGTTGACAGGGATTCGTTAAAGTCTTGACGTCAACACCTGCAAAATAGGTGCGATCGCCTCAGCCCTTGGCGGTCTAAACTTTGGAAAGGATGCTGCACTGGAGAAAGGGGAATTGTCATGGTAGAAGCACCCACAGCCGATCGGATGAAATGGGCAAATGCCTTGTCAACCCGCTCTTCTTTAGAGGCGGCGATTGAGGAAGTAGTGGAGCGGGCTCAGGAGGGCTTAGGCGTTGCAGCGAATTTCGGCATTTTGTTTATCTCAGCAGCTTTTTCCAGTGAATATTCTCGCCTCATGCCCCTCCTGAAAGAGCGTTTGTCAGTGCCTACCTTAATCGGCTGTAGTGGGGGTGGCATTATTGGGGTTGACTCTAGCGGGGAAGCTCAAGAAGTTGAGGTGGAGCCTGCTCTGAGCTTAAGTTTGGCTTACTTACCAGAAGTGAAAATTCATGCTTTTCACCTCACGGGTGAGGAGTTGCCGGATCTCGACAGCTCGCCGGATGCTTGGGTGAAGGTGATTGGGGTTCCGCCAGAGGAGGAGCCTGACTTTATTTTGTTGGCTGATCTGATGTCATCCAAGATCAATGATTTGTTGCAAGGGCTGGACTTTGCCTACCCAGGCTCGATCAAGGTAGGGGGGTTGGCGAGTGCAAATGCGATGGGAGGCAACAATGGTCTGTTTTGCAACTATCAACTCCAGCGTGAGGGGATCGTGGGGGTCGCCTTAAGTGGCAAGATCGTAGTAGAAACGATTGTGGCTCAAGGTTGTCGGCCTATTGGTCCCGTCTATCGGGTGACAGAAGGGGAGCGCAACATCTTATTGGGGCTAGAAGCTCAAACCGACTCAGACTTGGGAGTGAGCAATGGTAAAGGTCGTACTCCTCTGACGGTGCTGCAAGAGCTGATCCAAGACATGAGCGAAGAAGACCGATCGCTGGCGCAGCATTCATTGTTTGTCGGGATAGCTCGGAATGCGTTTAAGCAAACATTAGAGCAGGGGGATTTTTTGATCCGACAGGTCTTGGGGGTTGATCCGAGGGTAGGGGCGATCGCGGTTGGAGATCGGGTTCGTTCGGGTCAGCGAATTCAATTTCATTTACGTGATGCTGAGGCTTCGGCAGAGGATCTCCGTAAGTTGCTAGAGCGTTATTGTAAGCAAAATTCTGCTGACCCAACTTCTAAAGCAGCTTTAATGTTTTCTTGCTTGGGGCGAGGTGAAGGGCTTTATGGAGAACCTAATTTTGACTCACATTTATTCAGTCGTTATTTTGGCAATGTGCCTTTGAGCGGTTTTTTCTGCAATGGTGAGATTGGCCCGATTGCAGATAACACGTTTCTTCACGGCTACACGTCTGTATTTGGGATTTTGCGGCAAGGATAAGTCATTCCTCCTCCTTTTTCATCCTTCTATAATCTCTTCCCTTCTACAACCTGAAGCTATCCCATTGGTCAGAGGCGATCGCGCCTCTTTTTTTTTACTATATGAACAGGCATTTAATTGCAGTTTTGAAAATTTGGAATATTTAATATGAATAAGGATTCTGCATCTTATCCTGACTCTTCAGGTATCAATCAACCGATGACTCCTGAAGAAGTTGATCCCAAACAAAAGCGAGAGCAGAAGGAAGAAATGGATCGCGTTGGCAAGGGAAATCTAACGGCTAACCCTGGCGATCGCATTGATGATTCTAAGAGTGTGCAAGAAAAAGCGCAGCAAGTTTCAGTGGATACTGCAGATATCACTGGGGATCATATTGTGGTTCCTACCTACTTTGTCGTGGATGAGCCCGATGGCTCCCAAAAGCCGTTGCATCATGTGAAGGATGCTGACGAAATTTCCGATGTGATCCGCCAAGCCCGGGTGGACGAAAATGGTGAGCGGATTTGGCGGTAGGTTTTCTTTGTGGGGGACATGATGTCATGGCAACCCGCGATTACTCCAGCGATCGCTATAAGTTAAGGGGGATTTATGCCCTATGCAGAAGTTGGAGAGTTACCCGATGCGGTTAAGCATCACTTACCCAAGCATGCTCAGGAGATTTTTTTGGCAGCATTTAACCACGCTTTTGCAGAGTACGAAGGTGAGGAAGAACGTGCTTTTCGAGTGGCTTGGGCAGCAGTGAAGCGAGACTACGAGAAGGGTGATGATGGCAACTGGCATCGCAAGCCTGACTAACGTATGAGGTAACTTTCCTTGGGGCGCACCTTTGCGCCCTTGTCCTATTTAACTAGTTATTACCTGCTTATTCGTAACTGTTATTAGTCTGAATAATTGGCCTAAGTGAATAATTTTTAGGAGTAACGTCAATGAACCTGAAGGCAGTTTGGACGCTGCTCAAAGATACGGTACAAGAGTGGCAGACAGATAAAGTGCCGTTGTTAGCAGCAGCGCTTGCCTACTACACCATATTCTCTCTCGCACCTCTGCTCACTATTGTCATTGCGATCGCAGGTTTCGTTTTTGGCCCTGATGCTGCGCGGAACCAGCTAGATGAGCAAATTCAGGGCTTAGTGGGTGCCCAGGGAGCCGATGCCATCCAGACGATGATTCAGAACGCCTACAACCCTTCCTCAGGCATCATTGCCACAGTGATCAGTGTGGTAACGCTGCTCTTGGGGGCTTCTGGCGTGTTTGCTCAGTTGCAAGACGCTCTCAATACTATCTGGGAGGTTCCACCCCCTCAGGAAGGCGTAAAAGGCATGGTGAAAGCACGTGCCACTTCCTTTGCAATGATTTTGGTGATTGGCTTTTTGCTTTTGGTTTCTTTAGTAGCGAGTACTGTGCTGGCGACGGTGGGCAACTTCTTCGGCCATTTGATCCCAGGTCTCGCCATTCTCTGGCAAGTTGTTAACTTTGTAATTTCCTTTGGAGTTATCACGCTCTTATTTGCCCTAATCTACCGTGTGCTACCAGACGTCAGGGTGCCGTGGGGCGATGTGTGGCATGGTGCCATTGTGACTGCTTTATTGTTTACGGTTGGTAAATGGTTGCTCGGCCTCTATCTCGGCAATAGTGGTGTTGCTTCTCCCTACGGGGCTGCGGGTTCTTTCGTAGTAGTTCTAGTTTGGGTTTATTACTCGGCCCAGATTTTGCTGTTTGGGGCTGAGTTTACCCAGGTTTACTCCAAGCACTATGGCTCTAAGTGGCGCATTGCCCGCAATAATGCCCCGTTAGAAACTAAAACGGACGCAAAGCTAAGCTAGGAACGCCAAGGCTGAATAAGGCTAAATGGATGAAATTTTGTTGGGTCGGATGAGGTTAAAGTTACAAGTAGGTAAGCCCAGCGTAGACAGCCACTAAAAATGAGTAAGGTTCCTGCTCTTCATCAGCTTGAGTGTTCTTAAAGGTAAAGTCTGCTAGGGCGATCGCGACCGACTCAATCCCGGACTCACAAGCTGTAATCGTCAAATCACTGACAATCGTTGGAACCGCTTCAATCTCTGGGCGATCGCTTTGGCGGTTCGCTTTGGGACCAATCACAAATCTGACTCTGTATTGTCCGGGTTGATCCAAAATCAAGCAGGGGGTCAGAGTATCCGTATCGAGCAAGCGGAAGTGACTGCCCGCAGGCCACTCGATCAAAGACCACTCAAAAGCAGGAAATTGACCGTTTACCCAGCCTGGAATGCCAAGAGCTGTGTCAGTCTGAGAGCCTAGACCCTTGGAAACTCGACTCATTTTTTGTGGGTCAACCGAAGGGCACGTGATGCAACGAGGTTGCCAAGCATTATACTTTCGCTTCACTAGCAACCACTGCTCCTGTAGTTCATGGCAAGTTAGTGGCTCTAATTTCTGCCGTTCCTGCACTAGGAGATTGGACTGAGTGGAGACGCTAGGAGTCCGGTAGGCTGTGGCACTAAGTTCGGAAGCTGGCCGCTCAGTCAGATCCCAATCTTGGTCTGAATCTGGGTCGGATCTCATCGATGCTACCGTTGCACTCAAAACTGTCAAAACTTTTGTTTTCACGATGACCCTTGGGTTAAAGCAAATGATCGAGAACCTGGCACCTAAGCAATCTGATAGTCTGTTAGCTTGTCAGCTTTTAGTTGCGTAGTACAGAGGTGCCATCCCTGTGTGGGGCCATACTCCTCACTCCGTTGTCAGTTGTTTCGCAAAGCACTAAGATGGTGGCGCGGCTCCTACGGCATAGAGTGGTCTTGAGTTCTTGTTCACCGATTTCTAGAACGAGCTGTCAGAGTTTGCCCATCAGATAATTAGCAAAGGTTCCTCAGTATATTTGCGGCTAAAGTGTGGAGCTACGATAGCTGTATCTTAACTGATTACCTTTTATCTAAGTGATATTATCTAATTTCAAATCGATATTTTTAACCAAAATTAATTGCGATCGCGTCTTCATCCCTCAAAATAAATCAACC
This region of Trichocoleus desertorum NBK24 genomic DNA includes:
- a CDS encoding ChaB family protein — protein: MPYAEVGELPDAVKHHLPKHAQEIFLAAFNHAFAEYEGEEERAFRVAWAAVKRDYEKGDDGNWHRKPD
- the serA gene encoding phosphoglycerate dehydrogenase, translated to MSKVLVSDPIDQVGIDILSQVAQVDIKTGLPPEELIRIIPEYDALMIRSGTRVTQEIIEAGTQLKIIGRAGVGVDNVDVPAATRRGILVVNSPEGNTIAAAEHTLAMMLSLSRYIPDANQSIKSGQWDRKTYVGVEVYKKSLGIVGLGKIGAHVATVARAMGMKLLAYDPFVSTERAEQLGCRLVELDLLLREADYITLHLPKTPETTHLINAESLAKMKPTARIINCARGGIIDEDALVEAVKTGKIAGAAIDVFEAEPLGESSLRSAGKDLILTPHLGASTEEAQVNVAIDVAEQIRDVLLGLPARSAVNIPGLRPEVLEKLRPYLQLAETLGNLVAQLAGGRVESLNIRLQGEVATSDTQPIVIAALKGLLSHALQERVNYVNASIEAKERGIRVVETRDASVKDYTGSLVVSAKGSLGEHSVTGALLGGDEIRITNVDEFPVNVPPNRYMLFTLHRDMPGIIGKIGSLLGSFNVNIASMQVGRKIVRGDAVMVLSIDDPLPDGILAEILKVPGIRDAYTVTL
- the prmA gene encoding 50S ribosomal protein L11 methyltransferase; this translates as MANSWWEIQVLCDPALDDLAFWRLEDFGCKGTSSEIKGHACLVKAYLPQEQAHLLDLAALALLLRQDALAVGMSVPAVQWEIIDEEDWSSSWKQHWQPQEIGDRFLIYPAWLPLPDESTLKDRLLLRLDPGVAFGTGAHPTTQLCLEALEMRMGPGATDVVVADIGCGSGILSVGAVLLGARKAYAVDIDPLAVRSVHENVELNQVDPDRLLVETGSIDRLIEMTQGPVDGFTCNILAEVILDMIPDMSALAKANTWGILSGILLDQVKPIADTLEQHDWIVATLWRRQDWCCLNIRRS
- the gorA gene encoding glutathione-disulfide reductase; translated protein: MSFDYDLLIMGGGPAGLAASKRAAAYGPRVAIAEQNAIGGTCVNRGCVPKKLMVYAADFPQLFQDAVGYGWQEVQPQFDWSKLMQAIHQQLQHTQQSHQQALSKAGVEILSGRATFVDPHTLEVGDRRVTADKILIAVGGRPAKPDFPGAEHAITSREMFQLPQLPQRIAIIGGGYIGVEFASLLRNLGSEVTLVDTAEQILSGFDSDLGHEVQAGLIQRGIRFCGNTTAKEITPEATGLCLQLAGDCAEALTVDTVLCAVGRTPNTKDLGLEQVDIATDPKGAIAVDEYSRTQQPHIFAVGDCTNRLALTPVAKMEAIAFVETEFGEQPQPVNYDCVPTAVFARPEAASVGLSETKAREQFGDAVRCESSQFSPLYVSLTGRSEKSLVKLVLDSRSDRVLGAHMVGEAAAEIIQTLAIAIRMGATKQDFDQAIGIHPSSAEEFLTL
- a CDS encoding FIST N-terminal domain-containing protein: MVEAPTADRMKWANALSTRSSLEAAIEEVVERAQEGLGVAANFGILFISAAFSSEYSRLMPLLKERLSVPTLIGCSGGGIIGVDSSGEAQEVEVEPALSLSLAYLPEVKIHAFHLTGEELPDLDSSPDAWVKVIGVPPEEEPDFILLADLMSSKINDLLQGLDFAYPGSIKVGGLASANAMGGNNGLFCNYQLQREGIVGVALSGKIVVETIVAQGCRPIGPVYRVTEGERNILLGLEAQTDSDLGVSNGKGRTPLTVLQELIQDMSEEDRSLAQHSLFVGIARNAFKQTLEQGDFLIRQVLGVDPRVGAIAVGDRVRSGQRIQFHLRDAEASAEDLRKLLERYCKQNSADPTSKAALMFSCLGRGEGLYGEPNFDSHLFSRYFGNVPLSGFFCNGEIGPIADNTFLHGYTSVFGILRQG
- a CDS encoding YihY/virulence factor BrkB family protein — its product is MNLKAVWTLLKDTVQEWQTDKVPLLAAALAYYTIFSLAPLLTIVIAIAGFVFGPDAARNQLDEQIQGLVGAQGADAIQTMIQNAYNPSSGIIATVISVVTLLLGASGVFAQLQDALNTIWEVPPPQEGVKGMVKARATSFAMILVIGFLLLVSLVASTVLATVGNFFGHLIPGLAILWQVVNFVISFGVITLLFALIYRVLPDVRVPWGDVWHGAIVTALLFTVGKWLLGLYLGNSGVASPYGAAGSFVVVLVWVYYSAQILLFGAEFTQVYSKHYGSKWRIARNNAPLETKTDAKLS